The Rickettsiella endosymbiont of Dermanyssus gallinae genomic interval TGACCGGCATGCGCGGTGTTTCTTTATCACCGATGGCCGGCGCGCAAGGTGAATTTGCAGGCGTTGCCATGATTAAGGCCTATCACGAATCACGTAGTGATACAGCACGTACCGAATTTCTTGTGCCTGATGCAGCACACGGTACTAACCCCGCTTCTGCTGTCATGTGTGGTTATACCGTACGTGAAATTCCAACCAACAAAGAAACCGGCGATGTGGACTTAGCGGCATTAAAAGCAGCGGTAGGTCCTCAAACAGCGGGAATTATGTTAACGAATCCCTCTACCTTGGGCGTATTCGAAAGACAAATTGAAGAAATTGCTAAAACCATTCATGAGGCCGGCGGTTTACTTTACTATGATGGCGCCAATCTCAATGCCATTTTAGGTAAAGTCAGACCCGGTGATATGGGATTTGACGTGATGCATCTGAATTTACATAAAACATTTGCTACACCCCATGGTGGTGGCGGACCGGGCGCAGGTCCAGTTGCAGTTGGAGAACGGCTACTACCCTTTTTACCTGTTCCTACGGTTGCTTATGAAAATAAACAATATCGCTGGTTGAATTTAAAAGATAGACCACAAAGCATTGGTCGACTATCTACTTTTATGGGTAATGCCGGTATCCTGCTACGTGCTTATATCTATGCGCGGTTACTGGGTTGTAATGGCTTAACACGCGTTTCAAAGTTTGCCACACTGAATTCTAATTATTTACTAACTCGACTTAAAGCCATTGGTTACACGGCAGCATTCTCACAACGTCGTGCAAGTCATGAATTTATTCTGACCTTAAAAAAACTGAAGGAAGAGTGTCATGTCACCGCCATGGATATAGGAAAGCGTTTACTCGACTTTGGCTTTCATGCACCAACGACATATTTTCCTTTACTTGTTCCAGAATGTTTATTGATTGAACCGACTGAAACAGAATCAAAACAAGAATTAGATGCTTTTATTACGGCGATGGAAAAAATACTGTGCGAAGCAAAAGAAAATCCAGCCACACTGCAAAATGCACCGCATCATCTACCGGTACAACGCTTAGATGACGTTAAAGCCGCAAAAGAATTAAATCTAACTTGGAACTAAACGAATATACTCACAGCAATGGGATTTTCGGCAAGGCGCCGCGAAGTTGAGCGGGAACGCTGCCGAAAATTCTAGTCCTAAGGGTATACATCGGCGGTAATCGGTTCTTTAATCCATTGTGCTGCCATATTCACAGCTCTAGCATTCAGTGCAACATTATGTACGCGTAAATAATCAACGTGCTGGGTAGCCAATTGATAAGATAAAAGTGCCGTTTCAATATCTCTTTCTACACCTAACTTATCGGTAACTAAATTTAAAAAGGATTTTCTTGAATGTCCCACCAATAACTGACAGTCTAGTCGACGAAAATAATTTATATTTTTTAATAAAAATGCCGATTGCTGGGCTGTTTTTCCAAAGCCAACACCGACATCAAAAACAAGTTGTTCTGGTGCAACACCGGCTGCAATTAACTGTTTGAATCTCTGTTTAGCCCATTCTAAAACTTGCTGACAAATATTAGGTTCAGTGGATAGCACCTTATTTTTATCGGCTGGAACACCTAAATTATGCATCACCACACACTTTACAGAATTTTTTACCGCCAGCTCACCCATTCTACTATCAGCAAAACCACTGACGTCGTTAATCCAATCCATCCCTAATTCCAAGGCTTTTTCAGCGACCTGATAATGACGCGTATCAATACTTAACTTCGGTTTTATCGGCCAACGCGCTGAACTATTCTTTAATGCGCTTAAAATAGGTGCCAGTCGTCGCCATTCATCCTCGGGCGAAACAGGTTGTGCCCCAGGGCGCGTTGATTCTGCACCTATATCCAGGATCTCAACACCTTCTAAAACCAATTTTTCTGCTTGGGCAAGCGCATCAGGCACATCAAGAAATTGACCTCCATCGGAAAAAGAATCCGGTGTGACGTTCAAAATTCCTACTAATTGAGTTCCTAATAAGCGATGAGGTAATTGTCTTGTATTAAAAGGTGCTTGACCTGAAAATCGTGAACCCCATCGATTGAGTAAATCTGATAAATCACGTTGTGGATGCTTCCATTCTGGAAGAAGATCAAGCAAAGGCCATAAAGCAAAAGGTCTTTTTTCTAATTCAGGGTGCGGTATCTGTAACATCGCTTGATCAATCTGATAATCCCCCCAAGCTAGAATATCAATATCAATCACCCTGGGCGCCCAGCGTTGGTCTTCCTTCCGACCAAGCTGCTTTTCAATCTGTTTAACGACGGCTAAGAGCGCCATGGGCGTTAAAAACGATTGGCAGCTAAGCGCTAGGTTTAAGTAGGGCTTATCCCAAGCCAGTGGCGCATAGGCCGGCAAAAGCGCCGATGAACTATAAATAGGTGAAATTTTCACCACGGTTATCGCATGCGATTTTTGCAATAACTGTACTGCAAGGCGTAAATTATTTACACTATCGCCTAAATTACTACCTAATCCGAGTATCAACATATTTTTTTGGGGATATGGGCTTGCCTTTTTTTAGTGAAAGGTTTATAGCTTTCTCTTATAAGGTATAATAAAAGCATTACTTTCTCTAAGAGGTCAAGCAGAGTTATGGATTTCGAACAACAACAAACCCGTTTACGAAAACTAATAGCCCATGGCAGAAAATTAGGCTTTGTTACCTATGCGGAGATAAACGATTGTCTCGTTGAAGAGAATGACTCTGACGTTGAAACGGGAACCAGCAGCCAGCCTCTTGGAAGCAGTGCTTCTGAACCTGAGCATGATCAATCGCAGCTTGAAGAAATCATCTCAATGCTGAATGAATTGAATATTTCAGTCTACGAAGTCCCACCGGATATAGAAACCCAGCTGATACCCACCAACCTCTCTGAAGAGGACTCCGGCTCAGATAGTACCCCTACTTTAGGAAATATAGGTGCTGAACTAGGCCGTACCACGGATCCGGTCCGTATGTATATGCGTGAAATGGGTACCGTTGAATTGTTGACCCGAGAAGGCGAAATCAAGCTTGCAAAACGCATTGAAGAAGGTCTTCAGGCTATCCTGGTTGCGCTTGCACAATACCCAGAAAATATTACCGATGTACTGGATGATTACGCGCGTTATGAACGCCAAGAAATTCGTTTAAACGATATTATCAGTGGATTTCTTGATCTTGAGGAACTTTCTATTCCTTTGGAAATTGCTACCAAAGAAGATGAAACCATCGATGAAAGCATCGGTGGCGATGATGATGAAGGGGAAAGTAAGTTTGCTTCATCAAGCAAAAAAGAAGACAAGGAATCTGACGATGAAGGTGAAGAGTTAAAATCTAAAACGGCAACCAGTGACGATGAAGGATTTAGTGAGCTTGATGGAGGACCTGATCCAGAACTCGCTCATGCACGCTTTGCTGAGTTACTATCACTTTATCAAACTTTTTTAGCGGCTCAAAAAAAATATGGCCGTCATGATAAAAAAAGCCTAAAGCAAGCATTATTAGTTTCCGATGCGTTTACTAAATTTAAACTCATTCCACGCCAACTCGATAAATTAACCCGAAAGATGCGTTCTCTCTTAGAAGAGATTCGAACCCAAGAACGCAACATCATGCGTTTGTGTATTAATGGCGCTAAAATGCCTCGGCAAATTTTTATTGAATCTTTCCCAAAAAATGAAACCAGCGAGAAATGGCTTAAAAAACATCTTCTCTCTAAACAAAGCTATGCACCTGCACTAAAAAAATTACAAATGTCGATTGTGTCTGCGCAAGACAAGCTAAGAGATTTAGAAAAATCGGTTGGCATGTCCATCGGAGAAATCAAAGAAATCAATCGTCAAATGTCGGCAGGCGAAGCAAAAGCACGACGTGCCAAAAAAGAAATGGTTGAAGCTAATCTTCGTTTAGTTATTTCTATTGCCAAAAAATATACCAATCGCGGCTTACAATTTCTTGATTTAATACAAGAAGGCAACATTGGTTTAATGAAGGCCGTTGATAAGTTTGAATACCGACGCGGTTATAAATTTTCAACCTACGCCACTTGGTGGATACGACAAGCTATTACACGTTCCATTGCCGATCAAGCGCGTACGATTCGTATTCCTGTACATATGATTGAAACAATCAACAAGCTCAATCGTATTGCACGTCAAATACTTCAGGCCACAGGTAAAGAACCTTCTCCTGAAGAACTCAGTAAAAAAATGGAATTACCCGAAGAAAAAATCCGTAAAATTCTTAAAATTGCTAAAGAACCTATTTCTATGGAAACACCAATTGGTGATGATGATGGTGATTCGCATTTAGGCGACTTTATTGAAGATACAACGGCACTATCACCCATCGATGCAGCGACTATTGAAGGCCTACGCGAAAATGTGAACGAAGTACTTGCCACACTCACGCCACGTGAAGCAAAAGTATTACGTATGCGCTTTGGTATCGATATGAATACCGACCATACGTTAGAAGAAGTGGGCAAACAATTCGATGTAACACGCGAACGTATTCGACAAATTGAAGCAAAAGCATTGCGTAAACTGCGCCACCCTACACGTGCGGAACCTCTACGCAGTTTTCTTCCACAAGAACAGTAAGAAATAGTAAATTGCTAAAGGGGCTTAAATTGATTACAATTTAAGCCCCTTTTATTGAGGCCCATACGCTCAGTTGGGTGAGCAGGATCAAGAAAAAGCAACGCTTTTCCCCTGCGAACGCCCGAAGCAGGAGCGTAGGGGCCGGCTTCCAAACGAAGCAGGATTGCGTAGCGCAGGAAGGAGCAGCGCAGATTCGAAAGAAGTTAATGTAGTAAGGGCCCATAGCTCAGTTGGTTAGAGCAGAGGACTCATAATCCTTTGGTCCTAGGTTCAAGTCCTAGTGGGCCCACCAATAAAATCAAGGACAGATGATTACTTTAATCCATAATAAAAACCACTTGTACAATTCTATTTAATTTCAGTCGCACGATACAAATTAACTCAGGGAGGAGGACGACCAAAAATTTTCATGAGCATAGCAACTCGTTTGGCAAGTTAAATCCCTACCCTTTCTCTTTTTTAAAATGCCAATAAACGTTAGTCCTATGATTATTAAGAATGTAGTCAAAAAATATGAAAGGAAAACACACTACACCGTATTATAAATTTAGTTTACTACTTATTAAACTTGCCGTTTGTTATTACGTTTTTTTACCCTACGCTCAAGCAGCCCAGCCTCTTCGAGCGCCACAAGGTTCGCAGCTTCTGCCACAGAACCCGCGTGAACTTGTGCCGACTTTCCCAAGTAATACCCAGTTACAAGTCGAACAGCCTAAATCTGCAGAAAATATCAGTACGGCAACTTTATAT includes:
- the rpoD gene encoding RNA polymerase sigma factor RpoD — protein: MDFEQQQTRLRKLIAHGRKLGFVTYAEINDCLVEENDSDVETGTSSQPLGSSASEPEHDQSQLEEIISMLNELNISVYEVPPDIETQLIPTNLSEEDSGSDSTPTLGNIGAELGRTTDPVRMYMREMGTVELLTREGEIKLAKRIEEGLQAILVALAQYPENITDVLDDYARYERQEIRLNDIISGFLDLEELSIPLEIATKEDETIDESIGGDDDEGESKFASSSKKEDKESDDEGEELKSKTATSDDEGFSELDGGPDPELAHARFAELLSLYQTFLAAQKKYGRHDKKSLKQALLVSDAFTKFKLIPRQLDKLTRKMRSLLEEIRTQERNIMRLCINGAKMPRQIFIESFPKNETSEKWLKKHLLSKQSYAPALKKLQMSIVSAQDKLRDLEKSVGMSIGEIKEINRQMSAGEAKARRAKKEMVEANLRLVISIAKKYTNRGLQFLDLIQEGNIGLMKAVDKFEYRRGYKFSTYATWWIRQAITRSIADQARTIRIPVHMIETINKLNRIARQILQATGKEPSPEELSKKMELPEEKIRKILKIAKEPISMETPIGDDDGDSHLGDFIEDTTALSPIDAATIEGLRENVNEVLATLTPREAKVLRMRFGIDMNTDHTLEEVGKQFDVTRERIRQIEAKALRKLRHPTRAEPLRSFLPQEQ
- the folP gene encoding dihydropteroate synthase; protein product: MLILGLGSNLGDSVNNLRLAVQLLQKSHAITVVKISPIYSSSALLPAYAPLAWDKPYLNLALSCQSFLTPMALLAVVKQIEKQLGRKEDQRWAPRVIDIDILAWGDYQIDQAMLQIPHPELEKRPFALWPLLDLLPEWKHPQRDLSDLLNRWGSRFSGQAPFNTRQLPHRLLGTQLVGILNVTPDSFSDGGQFLDVPDALAQAEKLVLEGVEILDIGAESTRPGAQPVSPEDEWRRLAPILSALKNSSARWPIKPKLSIDTRHYQVAEKALELGMDWINDVSGFADSRMGELAVKNSVKCVVMHNLGVPADKNKVLSTEPNICQQVLEWAKQRFKQLIAAGVAPEQLVFDVGVGFGKTAQQSAFLLKNINYFRRLDCQLLVGHSRKSFLNLVTDKLGVERDIETALLSYQLATQHVDYLRVHNVALNARAVNMAAQWIKEPITADVYP
- the gcvPB gene encoding aminomethyl-transferring glycine dehydrogenase subunit GcvPB; this translates as MLTFELSQSGRIAKAQIPVNDNTSDFFSSIPEGLLRKTEPLLPQVSELQVVRHFTRLSQKNFSIDTHFYPLGSCTMKYNPRGVHRLASLPAFLNQHPLTPAENCQGTLHCLYEFQETLKEVTGMRGVSLSPMAGAQGEFAGVAMIKAYHESRSDTARTEFLVPDAAHGTNPASAVMCGYTVREIPTNKETGDVDLAALKAAVGPQTAGIMLTNPSTLGVFERQIEEIAKTIHEAGGLLYYDGANLNAILGKVRPGDMGFDVMHLNLHKTFATPHGGGGPGAGPVAVGERLLPFLPVPTVAYENKQYRWLNLKDRPQSIGRLSTFMGNAGILLRAYIYARLLGCNGLTRVSKFATLNSNYLLTRLKAIGYTAAFSQRRASHEFILTLKKLKEECHVTAMDIGKRLLDFGFHAPTTYFPLLVPECLLIEPTETESKQELDAFITAMEKILCEAKENPATLQNAPHHLPVQRLDDVKAAKELNLTWN